A genomic window from Elaeis guineensis isolate ETL-2024a chromosome 3, EG11, whole genome shotgun sequence includes:
- the LOC105042304 gene encoding uncharacterized protein isoform X1 translates to MGDVLVELEDVLRSKPNKEKITAGEELVLQTCKARAIRNFTLGACFSSAVVWTATRRLTRGQRFNISVGSAMLTGMWRFDRSLNSCLDQILGFEGSRMQRELANIILTKHRDNLSRVQLVKKHFYPEQVFNDLNPDKPFLRWRSRNFYVDNSAVQKTEGPEDSSYLDKLDTQPRHSTRSLGGDMTADPLDCVFGYPDSDMEFAHSDDMRTHPRRQMRSHRRAHRHRRARNSEFPSDHANYQD, encoded by the exons ATGGGAGATGTTCTGGTCGAGTTGGAGGACGTCCTCCGTTCCAAACCCAACAAG GAGAAGATAACAGCGGGCGAGGAGCTGGTTCTTCAGACGTGCAAGGCGAGGGCCATTCGCAATTTCACGCTCGGGGCCTGCTTTTCTTCGGCCGTTGTGTGGACTG CAACCAGGAGACTAACACGTGGGCAGAGGTTCAATATTTCCGTAG GCTCTGCCATGCTCACGGGAATGTGGAGATTTGACAGGTCATTAAACTCATGCCTTGATCAAATTCTAGGGTTTGAAGGAAGTCGCATGCAGAGGGAGTTGGCAAATAT AATATTGACAAAACACAGGGATAACTTATCAAGGGTGCAGCTTGTAAAAAAACATTTCTACCCAGAGCAAGTATTTAATGACTTAAATCCAGATAAACCTTTTCTCAGGTGGCGATCACGGAATTTCTATGTGGACAACAGTGCTGTTCAAAAGACAGAAGGTCCAGAGGATAGCAGCTATCTTGATAAACTTGACACACAACCGAGACACTCCACT AGGAGCCTAGGTGGAGATATGACTGCAGATCCGTTGGACTGTGTCTTTGGTTATCCAGATAGTGACATGGAGTTCGCTCATTCTGACGACATGAGAACACATCCTAGAAGACAGATGCGTTCCCACAGGAGAGCTCATCGGCATCGCCGAGCTAGAAATTCTGAATTTCCATCTGATCATGCAAACTATCAGGACTGA
- the LOC105042304 gene encoding uncharacterized protein isoform X2, whose amino-acid sequence MGDVLVELEDVLRSKPNKEKITAGEELVLQTCKARAIRNFTLGACFSSAVVWTGSAMLTGMWRFDRSLNSCLDQILGFEGSRMQRELANIILTKHRDNLSRVQLVKKHFYPEQVFNDLNPDKPFLRWRSRNFYVDNSAVQKTEGPEDSSYLDKLDTQPRHSTRSLGGDMTADPLDCVFGYPDSDMEFAHSDDMRTHPRRQMRSHRRAHRHRRARNSEFPSDHANYQD is encoded by the exons ATGGGAGATGTTCTGGTCGAGTTGGAGGACGTCCTCCGTTCCAAACCCAACAAG GAGAAGATAACAGCGGGCGAGGAGCTGGTTCTTCAGACGTGCAAGGCGAGGGCCATTCGCAATTTCACGCTCGGGGCCTGCTTTTCTTCGGCCGTTGTGTGGACTG GCTCTGCCATGCTCACGGGAATGTGGAGATTTGACAGGTCATTAAACTCATGCCTTGATCAAATTCTAGGGTTTGAAGGAAGTCGCATGCAGAGGGAGTTGGCAAATAT AATATTGACAAAACACAGGGATAACTTATCAAGGGTGCAGCTTGTAAAAAAACATTTCTACCCAGAGCAAGTATTTAATGACTTAAATCCAGATAAACCTTTTCTCAGGTGGCGATCACGGAATTTCTATGTGGACAACAGTGCTGTTCAAAAGACAGAAGGTCCAGAGGATAGCAGCTATCTTGATAAACTTGACACACAACCGAGACACTCCACT AGGAGCCTAGGTGGAGATATGACTGCAGATCCGTTGGACTGTGTCTTTGGTTATCCAGATAGTGACATGGAGTTCGCTCATTCTGACGACATGAGAACACATCCTAGAAGACAGATGCGTTCCCACAGGAGAGCTCATCGGCATCGCCGAGCTAGAAATTCTGAATTTCCATCTGATCATGCAAACTATCAGGACTGA